One genomic window of Channa argus isolate prfri chromosome 5, Channa argus male v1.0, whole genome shotgun sequence includes the following:
- the rap1gapb gene encoding rap1 GTPase-activating protein 1 isoform X7, with amino-acid sequence MRKQDGRIPHVFDEVEASRVRSHPPFPLTPFSKTSDLFAMIERMQGCRMDEQRCSLPPPLKTEEDYIPYPSVHEVLGRSSPFPLILLPQFGGYWIEGTNHEPKDPPESDQPPCPTSHIKLETNSTAKIYRKHFMGKEHFNYYTMDAALGHLVFSMKYDVIGDQEHLRLMLRTKLKTYHDVIPISCLTEFPNVVQMAKLVCEDVNVDRFYPVLYPKASRLIVTFDEHVISNNFKFGVIYQKFGQTSEEELFGNMEESPAFVDFLEFLGQKIELYDFKGFRGGLDVSHGQTGTESVYTSFHNKEIMFHVSTKLPYTEGDSQQLQRKRHIGNDIVAIVFQEENTPFVPDMIQSNFLHAYVVVQVENACTDNVTYKVSVTARDDVPFFGPALPDPAIFKKGLEFREFLFTKLINAEYACYKAEKFAKLEERTRSALLETLYEELHLNSQSMMGLGGDEDKLENGGGGGGGGFFESFKSLLVPGKSPSKYGRRGSAIGIGTIEESLIIPGKSPTRKKSGPFSSRRSSAIGIENIQEVQERSREVSPCTQRTPDSTHMSQENKSENSSNHSSPEFAAAKNSLAMCCRAASIPEAQDLSRSSSNASSFASVVEEHEAEEEYDTGLDSVTPLKRDSFGFGSEQEYSSISHGSFPAATRLQQQQDGVKTAEPKGTDSRSKTERPQQEHKFL; translated from the exons GAAACAAGACGGAAGAATTCCTCATGTCTTCGATGAAGTAGAGGCATCAAGAGTACGCTCCCACCCTCCATTTCCTCTTACACCATTTTCAAAG ACCTCGGACCTGTTTGCCATGATCGAGAGGATGCAG GGTTGCAGAATGGATGAACAAAGATGCTCCCTCCCGCCACCCCTTAAA ACAGAAGAGGACTACATTCCTTATCCCAGCGTCCATGAG GTTCTTGGTCGCAGTAGCCCTTTTCCACTCATCCTGCTGCCTCAGTTTGGAGGGTACTGGATCGAGGGGACCAATCATGAACCTAAAGACCCTCCGGAATCCGATCAACCTCCTTGTCCTACCTCTCATATCAAGCTGGAGACAAACAGCACCGCCAAGATCTACAGGAAGCATTTCATGGGCAAG GAACACTTTAATTATTACACGATGGATGCTGCCCTTGGCCATTTGGTCTTTTCCATGAAGTACGATGTCATTGGGGATCAAGAGCATCTGCGCTTGATGCTTCG CACAAAGCTAAAAACCTACCATGATGTTATTCCCATTTCCTGCCTTACTGAATTTCCCAATGTGGTTCAGATGGCCAAG ctTGTTTGTGAAGACGTAAATGTGGATCGGTTTTACCCTGTCCTCTACCCGAAG GCATCAAGGCTCATTGTCACTTTTGATGAGCATGTGATCAGCAACAACTTTAAGTTTGGAGTTATTTATCAGAAGTTTGGCCAG ACGTCAGAGGAGGAGCTGTTTGGCAATATGGAAGAAAGTCCAGCCTTTGTTGATTTCCTGGAGTTTCTGGGCCAGAAGATTGAGCTCTATGACTTCAAAGG gtTTCGAGGAGGACTCGATGTCTCTCATGGGCAGACAGGCACAGAATCTGTCTACACAAGTTTTCATAACAAGGAGATTATGTTCCATGTGTCCACCAAGCTGCCTTACACAGAGGGAGACTCACAGCAG CTGCAGAGGAAGAGGCACATAGGCAATGACATTGTAGCCATCGTGTTCCAGGAGGAGAACACGCCCTTTGTACCAGACATGATCCAATCCAACTTCTTGCATGCGTACGTGGTGGTGCAGGTGGAGAATGCGTGCACGGACAATGTGACGTACAAG GTGTCTGTGACAGCAAGAGATGATGTTCCTTTCTTTGGACCTGCTCTCCCTGACCCTGCCATCTTCAAAAAG GGCCTGGAGTTCCGCGAGTTCCTTTTCACCAAGCTCATTAATGCAGAGTATGCCTGTTACAAGGCTGAGAAGTTTGCCAAGCTGGAG GAACGGACACGGTCAGCCCTGTTGGAGACCCTGTATGAGGAGCTGCACCTCAACAGTCAGTCCATGATGGGTCTGGGTGGAGACGAAGACAAGCTGGAGAATGggggcggaggaggaggagggggcttCTTTGAGTCTTTTAAG TCATTGCTTGTCCCAGGAAAAAGTCCCAGTAAATATGGACGCCGAGGCAGTGCCATAGGGATAGGAACAATAGAAGag TCATTAATCATTCCTGGGAAAAGCCCAACTAGGAAAAAGTCTGGGCCCTTCAGCTCGCGACGCAGCAGTGCCATTGGCATCGAGAACATCCAGGAGGTCCAAGAGAGGAG CCGGGAGGTGTCACCCTGCACCCAGAGAACGCCTGACAGCACCCACATGTCGCAGGAAAACAAATCCGAAAACTCCTCCAATCACAGTTCACCAGAGTTTGCTGCCGCCAAGAACAG TCTTGCAATGTGTTGCAGGGCAGCGTCCATCCCTGAGGCTCAGGACCTTTCCCGCTCCTCTTCCAATGCCAGCAGCTTTGCCAGCGTTGTTGAGGAGCACGAGGCTGAGGAGGAGTATGACACTGGACTG GACAGTGTTACGCCACTCAAAAGAGACTCATTTGGCTTTGGTTCTGAGCAGGAGTACAGCAGCATCAGTCATGGAAGCTTTCCAG CAGCGACTCgtcttcagcagcagcaggacggAGTGAAGACAGCGGAGCCAAAAGGGACAGACAGCCGCTCTAAGACAGAGCGCCCCCAGCAGGAGCACAAGTTCTTATAG
- the rap1gapb gene encoding rap1 GTPase-activating protein 1 isoform X9, protein MRKQDGRIPHVFDEVEASRVRSHPPFPLTPFSKTSDLFAMIERMQGCRMDEQRCSLPPPLKTEEDYIPYPSVHEVLGRSSPFPLILLPQFGGYWIEGTNHEPKDPPESDQPPCPTSHIKLETNSTAKIYRKHFMGKEHFNYYTMDAALGHLVFSMKYDVIGDQEHLRLMLRTKLKTYHDVIPISCLTEFPNVVQMAKLVCEDVNVDRFYPVLYPKASRLIVTFDEHVISNNFKFGVIYQKFGQTSEEELFGNMEESPAFVDFLEFLGQKIELYDFKGFRGGLDVSHGQTGTESVYTSFHNKEIMFHVSTKLPYTEGDSQQLQRKRHIGNDIVAIVFQEENTPFVPDMIQSNFLHAYVVVQVENACTDNVTYKVSVTARDDVPFFGPALPDPAIFKKGLEFREFLFTKLINAEYACYKAEKFAKLEERTRSALLETLYEELHLNSQSMMGLGGDEDKLENGGGGGGGGFFESFKSLIIPGKSPTRKKSGPFSSRRSSAIGIENIQEVQERSREVSPCTQRTPDSTHMSQENKSENSSNHSSPEFAAAKNSLAMCCRAASIPEAQDLSRSSSNASSFASVVEEHEAEEEYDTGLDSVTPLKRDSFGFGSEQEYSSISHGSFPAATRLQQQQDGVKTAEPKGTDSRSKTERPQQEHKFL, encoded by the exons GAAACAAGACGGAAGAATTCCTCATGTCTTCGATGAAGTAGAGGCATCAAGAGTACGCTCCCACCCTCCATTTCCTCTTACACCATTTTCAAAG ACCTCGGACCTGTTTGCCATGATCGAGAGGATGCAG GGTTGCAGAATGGATGAACAAAGATGCTCCCTCCCGCCACCCCTTAAA ACAGAAGAGGACTACATTCCTTATCCCAGCGTCCATGAG GTTCTTGGTCGCAGTAGCCCTTTTCCACTCATCCTGCTGCCTCAGTTTGGAGGGTACTGGATCGAGGGGACCAATCATGAACCTAAAGACCCTCCGGAATCCGATCAACCTCCTTGTCCTACCTCTCATATCAAGCTGGAGACAAACAGCACCGCCAAGATCTACAGGAAGCATTTCATGGGCAAG GAACACTTTAATTATTACACGATGGATGCTGCCCTTGGCCATTTGGTCTTTTCCATGAAGTACGATGTCATTGGGGATCAAGAGCATCTGCGCTTGATGCTTCG CACAAAGCTAAAAACCTACCATGATGTTATTCCCATTTCCTGCCTTACTGAATTTCCCAATGTGGTTCAGATGGCCAAG ctTGTTTGTGAAGACGTAAATGTGGATCGGTTTTACCCTGTCCTCTACCCGAAG GCATCAAGGCTCATTGTCACTTTTGATGAGCATGTGATCAGCAACAACTTTAAGTTTGGAGTTATTTATCAGAAGTTTGGCCAG ACGTCAGAGGAGGAGCTGTTTGGCAATATGGAAGAAAGTCCAGCCTTTGTTGATTTCCTGGAGTTTCTGGGCCAGAAGATTGAGCTCTATGACTTCAAAGG gtTTCGAGGAGGACTCGATGTCTCTCATGGGCAGACAGGCACAGAATCTGTCTACACAAGTTTTCATAACAAGGAGATTATGTTCCATGTGTCCACCAAGCTGCCTTACACAGAGGGAGACTCACAGCAG CTGCAGAGGAAGAGGCACATAGGCAATGACATTGTAGCCATCGTGTTCCAGGAGGAGAACACGCCCTTTGTACCAGACATGATCCAATCCAACTTCTTGCATGCGTACGTGGTGGTGCAGGTGGAGAATGCGTGCACGGACAATGTGACGTACAAG GTGTCTGTGACAGCAAGAGATGATGTTCCTTTCTTTGGACCTGCTCTCCCTGACCCTGCCATCTTCAAAAAG GGCCTGGAGTTCCGCGAGTTCCTTTTCACCAAGCTCATTAATGCAGAGTATGCCTGTTACAAGGCTGAGAAGTTTGCCAAGCTGGAG GAACGGACACGGTCAGCCCTGTTGGAGACCCTGTATGAGGAGCTGCACCTCAACAGTCAGTCCATGATGGGTCTGGGTGGAGACGAAGACAAGCTGGAGAATGggggcggaggaggaggagggggcttCTTTGAGTCTTTTAAG TCATTAATCATTCCTGGGAAAAGCCCAACTAGGAAAAAGTCTGGGCCCTTCAGCTCGCGACGCAGCAGTGCCATTGGCATCGAGAACATCCAGGAGGTCCAAGAGAGGAG CCGGGAGGTGTCACCCTGCACCCAGAGAACGCCTGACAGCACCCACATGTCGCAGGAAAACAAATCCGAAAACTCCTCCAATCACAGTTCACCAGAGTTTGCTGCCGCCAAGAACAG TCTTGCAATGTGTTGCAGGGCAGCGTCCATCCCTGAGGCTCAGGACCTTTCCCGCTCCTCTTCCAATGCCAGCAGCTTTGCCAGCGTTGTTGAGGAGCACGAGGCTGAGGAGGAGTATGACACTGGACTG GACAGTGTTACGCCACTCAAAAGAGACTCATTTGGCTTTGGTTCTGAGCAGGAGTACAGCAGCATCAGTCATGGAAGCTTTCCAG CAGCGACTCgtcttcagcagcagcaggacggAGTGAAGACAGCGGAGCCAAAAGGGACAGACAGCCGCTCTAAGACAGAGCGCCCCCAGCAGGAGCACAAGTTCTTATAG
- the rap1gapb gene encoding rap1 GTPase-activating protein 1 isoform X1 — translation MRKQDGRIPHVFDEVEASRVRSHPPFPLTPFSKTSDLFAMIERMQGCRMDEQRCSLPPPLKTEEDYIPYPSVHEVLGRSSPFPLILLPQFGGYWIEGTNHEPKDPPESDQPPCPTSHIKLETNSTAKIYRKHFMGKEHFNYYTMDAALGHLVFSMKYDVIGDQEHLRLMLRTKLKTYHDVIPISCLTEFPNVVQMAKLVCEDVNVDRFYPVLYPKASRLIVTFDEHVISNNFKFGVIYQKFGQTSEEELFGNMEESPAFVDFLEFLGQKIELYDFKGFRGGLDVSHGQTGTESVYTSFHNKEIMFHVSTKLPYTEGDSQQLQRKRHIGNDIVAIVFQEENTPFVPDMIQSNFLHAYVVVQVENACTDNVTYKVSVTARDDVPFFGPALPDPAIFKKGLEFREFLFTKLINAEYACYKAEKFAKLEERTRSALLETLYEELHLNSQSMMGLGGDEDKLENGGGGGGGGFFESFKRVIRSRSQSMDAMGLSNKKSHTVSTSHSGSFTHNPAESPKTPGISLLVPGKSPSKYGRRGSAIGIGTIEESLIIPGKSPTRKKSGPFSSRRSSAIGIENIQEVQERSREVSPCTQRTPDSTHMSQENKSENSSNHSSPEFAAAKNSLAMCCRAASIPEAQDLSRSSSNASSFASVVEEHEAEEEYDTGLDSVTPLKRDSFGFGSEQEYSSISHGSFPAATRLQQQQDGVKTAEPKGTDSRSKTERPQQEHKFL, via the exons GAAACAAGACGGAAGAATTCCTCATGTCTTCGATGAAGTAGAGGCATCAAGAGTACGCTCCCACCCTCCATTTCCTCTTACACCATTTTCAAAG ACCTCGGACCTGTTTGCCATGATCGAGAGGATGCAG GGTTGCAGAATGGATGAACAAAGATGCTCCCTCCCGCCACCCCTTAAA ACAGAAGAGGACTACATTCCTTATCCCAGCGTCCATGAG GTTCTTGGTCGCAGTAGCCCTTTTCCACTCATCCTGCTGCCTCAGTTTGGAGGGTACTGGATCGAGGGGACCAATCATGAACCTAAAGACCCTCCGGAATCCGATCAACCTCCTTGTCCTACCTCTCATATCAAGCTGGAGACAAACAGCACCGCCAAGATCTACAGGAAGCATTTCATGGGCAAG GAACACTTTAATTATTACACGATGGATGCTGCCCTTGGCCATTTGGTCTTTTCCATGAAGTACGATGTCATTGGGGATCAAGAGCATCTGCGCTTGATGCTTCG CACAAAGCTAAAAACCTACCATGATGTTATTCCCATTTCCTGCCTTACTGAATTTCCCAATGTGGTTCAGATGGCCAAG ctTGTTTGTGAAGACGTAAATGTGGATCGGTTTTACCCTGTCCTCTACCCGAAG GCATCAAGGCTCATTGTCACTTTTGATGAGCATGTGATCAGCAACAACTTTAAGTTTGGAGTTATTTATCAGAAGTTTGGCCAG ACGTCAGAGGAGGAGCTGTTTGGCAATATGGAAGAAAGTCCAGCCTTTGTTGATTTCCTGGAGTTTCTGGGCCAGAAGATTGAGCTCTATGACTTCAAAGG gtTTCGAGGAGGACTCGATGTCTCTCATGGGCAGACAGGCACAGAATCTGTCTACACAAGTTTTCATAACAAGGAGATTATGTTCCATGTGTCCACCAAGCTGCCTTACACAGAGGGAGACTCACAGCAG CTGCAGAGGAAGAGGCACATAGGCAATGACATTGTAGCCATCGTGTTCCAGGAGGAGAACACGCCCTTTGTACCAGACATGATCCAATCCAACTTCTTGCATGCGTACGTGGTGGTGCAGGTGGAGAATGCGTGCACGGACAATGTGACGTACAAG GTGTCTGTGACAGCAAGAGATGATGTTCCTTTCTTTGGACCTGCTCTCCCTGACCCTGCCATCTTCAAAAAG GGCCTGGAGTTCCGCGAGTTCCTTTTCACCAAGCTCATTAATGCAGAGTATGCCTGTTACAAGGCTGAGAAGTTTGCCAAGCTGGAG GAACGGACACGGTCAGCCCTGTTGGAGACCCTGTATGAGGAGCTGCACCTCAACAGTCAGTCCATGATGGGTCTGGGTGGAGACGAAGACAAGCTGGAGAATGggggcggaggaggaggagggggcttCTTTGAGTCTTTTAAG CGGGTCATCCGCAGCAGAAGCCAGTCTATGGATGCCATGGGCCTCAGTAACAAGAAGTCACACACAGTCTCCACTAGTCACAGTGGCAGCTTTACCCACAATCCCGCAGAGAGCCCCAAAACCCCAGGGATT TCATTGCTTGTCCCAGGAAAAAGTCCCAGTAAATATGGACGCCGAGGCAGTGCCATAGGGATAGGAACAATAGAAGag TCATTAATCATTCCTGGGAAAAGCCCAACTAGGAAAAAGTCTGGGCCCTTCAGCTCGCGACGCAGCAGTGCCATTGGCATCGAGAACATCCAGGAGGTCCAAGAGAGGAG CCGGGAGGTGTCACCCTGCACCCAGAGAACGCCTGACAGCACCCACATGTCGCAGGAAAACAAATCCGAAAACTCCTCCAATCACAGTTCACCAGAGTTTGCTGCCGCCAAGAACAG TCTTGCAATGTGTTGCAGGGCAGCGTCCATCCCTGAGGCTCAGGACCTTTCCCGCTCCTCTTCCAATGCCAGCAGCTTTGCCAGCGTTGTTGAGGAGCACGAGGCTGAGGAGGAGTATGACACTGGACTG GACAGTGTTACGCCACTCAAAAGAGACTCATTTGGCTTTGGTTCTGAGCAGGAGTACAGCAGCATCAGTCATGGAAGCTTTCCAG CAGCGACTCgtcttcagcagcagcaggacggAGTGAAGACAGCGGAGCCAAAAGGGACAGACAGCCGCTCTAAGACAGAGCGCCCCCAGCAGGAGCACAAGTTCTTATAG
- the rap1gapb gene encoding rap1 GTPase-activating protein 1 isoform X3, with translation MRKQDGRIPHVFDEVEASRVRSHPPFPLTPFSKTSDLFAMIERMQGCRMDEQRCSLPPPLKTEEDYIPYPSVHEVLGRSSPFPLILLPQFGGYWIEGTNHEPKDPPESDQPPCPTSHIKLETNSTAKIYRKHFMGKEHFNYYTMDAALGHLVFSMKYDVIGDQEHLRLMLRTKLKTYHDVIPISCLTEFPNVVQMAKLVCEDVNVDRFYPVLYPKASRLIVTFDEHVISNNFKFGVIYQKFGQTSEEELFGNMEESPAFVDFLEFLGQKIELYDFKGFRGGLDVSHGQTGTESVYTSFHNKEIMFHVSTKLPYTEGDSQQLQRKRHIGNDIVAIVFQEENTPFVPDMIQSNFLHAYVVVQVENACTDNVTYKVSVTARDDVPFFGPALPDPAIFKKGLEFREFLFTKLINAEYACYKAEKFAKLEERTRSALLETLYEELHLNSQSMMGLGGDEDKLENGGGGGGGGFFESFKRVIRSRSQSMDAMGLSNKKSHTVSTSHSGSFTHNPAESPKTPGISLLVPGKSPSKYGRRGSAIGIGTIEESLIIPGKSPTRKKSGPFSSRRSSAIGIENIQEVQERSREVSPCTQRTPDSTHMSQENKSENSSNHSSPEFAAAKNSLAMCCRAASIPEAQDLSRSSSNASSFASVVEEHEAEEEYDTGLDSVTPLKRDSFGFGSEQEYSSISHGSFPATRLQQQQDGVKTAEPKGTDSRSKTERPQQEHKFL, from the exons GAAACAAGACGGAAGAATTCCTCATGTCTTCGATGAAGTAGAGGCATCAAGAGTACGCTCCCACCCTCCATTTCCTCTTACACCATTTTCAAAG ACCTCGGACCTGTTTGCCATGATCGAGAGGATGCAG GGTTGCAGAATGGATGAACAAAGATGCTCCCTCCCGCCACCCCTTAAA ACAGAAGAGGACTACATTCCTTATCCCAGCGTCCATGAG GTTCTTGGTCGCAGTAGCCCTTTTCCACTCATCCTGCTGCCTCAGTTTGGAGGGTACTGGATCGAGGGGACCAATCATGAACCTAAAGACCCTCCGGAATCCGATCAACCTCCTTGTCCTACCTCTCATATCAAGCTGGAGACAAACAGCACCGCCAAGATCTACAGGAAGCATTTCATGGGCAAG GAACACTTTAATTATTACACGATGGATGCTGCCCTTGGCCATTTGGTCTTTTCCATGAAGTACGATGTCATTGGGGATCAAGAGCATCTGCGCTTGATGCTTCG CACAAAGCTAAAAACCTACCATGATGTTATTCCCATTTCCTGCCTTACTGAATTTCCCAATGTGGTTCAGATGGCCAAG ctTGTTTGTGAAGACGTAAATGTGGATCGGTTTTACCCTGTCCTCTACCCGAAG GCATCAAGGCTCATTGTCACTTTTGATGAGCATGTGATCAGCAACAACTTTAAGTTTGGAGTTATTTATCAGAAGTTTGGCCAG ACGTCAGAGGAGGAGCTGTTTGGCAATATGGAAGAAAGTCCAGCCTTTGTTGATTTCCTGGAGTTTCTGGGCCAGAAGATTGAGCTCTATGACTTCAAAGG gtTTCGAGGAGGACTCGATGTCTCTCATGGGCAGACAGGCACAGAATCTGTCTACACAAGTTTTCATAACAAGGAGATTATGTTCCATGTGTCCACCAAGCTGCCTTACACAGAGGGAGACTCACAGCAG CTGCAGAGGAAGAGGCACATAGGCAATGACATTGTAGCCATCGTGTTCCAGGAGGAGAACACGCCCTTTGTACCAGACATGATCCAATCCAACTTCTTGCATGCGTACGTGGTGGTGCAGGTGGAGAATGCGTGCACGGACAATGTGACGTACAAG GTGTCTGTGACAGCAAGAGATGATGTTCCTTTCTTTGGACCTGCTCTCCCTGACCCTGCCATCTTCAAAAAG GGCCTGGAGTTCCGCGAGTTCCTTTTCACCAAGCTCATTAATGCAGAGTATGCCTGTTACAAGGCTGAGAAGTTTGCCAAGCTGGAG GAACGGACACGGTCAGCCCTGTTGGAGACCCTGTATGAGGAGCTGCACCTCAACAGTCAGTCCATGATGGGTCTGGGTGGAGACGAAGACAAGCTGGAGAATGggggcggaggaggaggagggggcttCTTTGAGTCTTTTAAG CGGGTCATCCGCAGCAGAAGCCAGTCTATGGATGCCATGGGCCTCAGTAACAAGAAGTCACACACAGTCTCCACTAGTCACAGTGGCAGCTTTACCCACAATCCCGCAGAGAGCCCCAAAACCCCAGGGATT TCATTGCTTGTCCCAGGAAAAAGTCCCAGTAAATATGGACGCCGAGGCAGTGCCATAGGGATAGGAACAATAGAAGag TCATTAATCATTCCTGGGAAAAGCCCAACTAGGAAAAAGTCTGGGCCCTTCAGCTCGCGACGCAGCAGTGCCATTGGCATCGAGAACATCCAGGAGGTCCAAGAGAGGAG CCGGGAGGTGTCACCCTGCACCCAGAGAACGCCTGACAGCACCCACATGTCGCAGGAAAACAAATCCGAAAACTCCTCCAATCACAGTTCACCAGAGTTTGCTGCCGCCAAGAACAG TCTTGCAATGTGTTGCAGGGCAGCGTCCATCCCTGAGGCTCAGGACCTTTCCCGCTCCTCTTCCAATGCCAGCAGCTTTGCCAGCGTTGTTGAGGAGCACGAGGCTGAGGAGGAGTATGACACTGGACTG GACAGTGTTACGCCACTCAAAAGAGACTCATTTGGCTTTGGTTCTGAGCAGGAGTACAGCAGCATCAGTCATGGAAGCTTTCCAG CGACTCgtcttcagcagcagcaggacggAGTGAAGACAGCGGAGCCAAAAGGGACAGACAGCCGCTCTAAGACAGAGCGCCCCCAGCAGGAGCACAAGTTCTTATAG
- the rap1gapb gene encoding rap1 GTPase-activating protein 1 isoform X4 → MRKQDGRIPHVFDEVEASRVRSHPPFPLTPFSKGCRMDEQRCSLPPPLKTEEDYIPYPSVHEVLGRSSPFPLILLPQFGGYWIEGTNHEPKDPPESDQPPCPTSHIKLETNSTAKIYRKHFMGKEHFNYYTMDAALGHLVFSMKYDVIGDQEHLRLMLRTKLKTYHDVIPISCLTEFPNVVQMAKLVCEDVNVDRFYPVLYPKASRLIVTFDEHVISNNFKFGVIYQKFGQTSEEELFGNMEESPAFVDFLEFLGQKIELYDFKGFRGGLDVSHGQTGTESVYTSFHNKEIMFHVSTKLPYTEGDSQQLQRKRHIGNDIVAIVFQEENTPFVPDMIQSNFLHAYVVVQVENACTDNVTYKVSVTARDDVPFFGPALPDPAIFKKGLEFREFLFTKLINAEYACYKAEKFAKLEERTRSALLETLYEELHLNSQSMMGLGGDEDKLENGGGGGGGGFFESFKRVIRSRSQSMDAMGLSNKKSHTVSTSHSGSFTHNPAESPKTPGISLLVPGKSPSKYGRRGSAIGIGTIEESLIIPGKSPTRKKSGPFSSRRSSAIGIENIQEVQERSREVSPCTQRTPDSTHMSQENKSENSSNHSSPEFAAAKNSLAMCCRAASIPEAQDLSRSSSNASSFASVVEEHEAEEEYDTGLDSVTPLKRDSFGFGSEQEYSSISHGSFPAATRLQQQQDGVKTAEPKGTDSRSKTERPQQEHKFL, encoded by the exons GAAACAAGACGGAAGAATTCCTCATGTCTTCGATGAAGTAGAGGCATCAAGAGTACGCTCCCACCCTCCATTTCCTCTTACACCATTTTCAAAG GGTTGCAGAATGGATGAACAAAGATGCTCCCTCCCGCCACCCCTTAAA ACAGAAGAGGACTACATTCCTTATCCCAGCGTCCATGAG GTTCTTGGTCGCAGTAGCCCTTTTCCACTCATCCTGCTGCCTCAGTTTGGAGGGTACTGGATCGAGGGGACCAATCATGAACCTAAAGACCCTCCGGAATCCGATCAACCTCCTTGTCCTACCTCTCATATCAAGCTGGAGACAAACAGCACCGCCAAGATCTACAGGAAGCATTTCATGGGCAAG GAACACTTTAATTATTACACGATGGATGCTGCCCTTGGCCATTTGGTCTTTTCCATGAAGTACGATGTCATTGGGGATCAAGAGCATCTGCGCTTGATGCTTCG CACAAAGCTAAAAACCTACCATGATGTTATTCCCATTTCCTGCCTTACTGAATTTCCCAATGTGGTTCAGATGGCCAAG ctTGTTTGTGAAGACGTAAATGTGGATCGGTTTTACCCTGTCCTCTACCCGAAG GCATCAAGGCTCATTGTCACTTTTGATGAGCATGTGATCAGCAACAACTTTAAGTTTGGAGTTATTTATCAGAAGTTTGGCCAG ACGTCAGAGGAGGAGCTGTTTGGCAATATGGAAGAAAGTCCAGCCTTTGTTGATTTCCTGGAGTTTCTGGGCCAGAAGATTGAGCTCTATGACTTCAAAGG gtTTCGAGGAGGACTCGATGTCTCTCATGGGCAGACAGGCACAGAATCTGTCTACACAAGTTTTCATAACAAGGAGATTATGTTCCATGTGTCCACCAAGCTGCCTTACACAGAGGGAGACTCACAGCAG CTGCAGAGGAAGAGGCACATAGGCAATGACATTGTAGCCATCGTGTTCCAGGAGGAGAACACGCCCTTTGTACCAGACATGATCCAATCCAACTTCTTGCATGCGTACGTGGTGGTGCAGGTGGAGAATGCGTGCACGGACAATGTGACGTACAAG GTGTCTGTGACAGCAAGAGATGATGTTCCTTTCTTTGGACCTGCTCTCCCTGACCCTGCCATCTTCAAAAAG GGCCTGGAGTTCCGCGAGTTCCTTTTCACCAAGCTCATTAATGCAGAGTATGCCTGTTACAAGGCTGAGAAGTTTGCCAAGCTGGAG GAACGGACACGGTCAGCCCTGTTGGAGACCCTGTATGAGGAGCTGCACCTCAACAGTCAGTCCATGATGGGTCTGGGTGGAGACGAAGACAAGCTGGAGAATGggggcggaggaggaggagggggcttCTTTGAGTCTTTTAAG CGGGTCATCCGCAGCAGAAGCCAGTCTATGGATGCCATGGGCCTCAGTAACAAGAAGTCACACACAGTCTCCACTAGTCACAGTGGCAGCTTTACCCACAATCCCGCAGAGAGCCCCAAAACCCCAGGGATT TCATTGCTTGTCCCAGGAAAAAGTCCCAGTAAATATGGACGCCGAGGCAGTGCCATAGGGATAGGAACAATAGAAGag TCATTAATCATTCCTGGGAAAAGCCCAACTAGGAAAAAGTCTGGGCCCTTCAGCTCGCGACGCAGCAGTGCCATTGGCATCGAGAACATCCAGGAGGTCCAAGAGAGGAG CCGGGAGGTGTCACCCTGCACCCAGAGAACGCCTGACAGCACCCACATGTCGCAGGAAAACAAATCCGAAAACTCCTCCAATCACAGTTCACCAGAGTTTGCTGCCGCCAAGAACAG TCTTGCAATGTGTTGCAGGGCAGCGTCCATCCCTGAGGCTCAGGACCTTTCCCGCTCCTCTTCCAATGCCAGCAGCTTTGCCAGCGTTGTTGAGGAGCACGAGGCTGAGGAGGAGTATGACACTGGACTG GACAGTGTTACGCCACTCAAAAGAGACTCATTTGGCTTTGGTTCTGAGCAGGAGTACAGCAGCATCAGTCATGGAAGCTTTCCAG CAGCGACTCgtcttcagcagcagcaggacggAGTGAAGACAGCGGAGCCAAAAGGGACAGACAGCCGCTCTAAGACAGAGCGCCCCCAGCAGGAGCACAAGTTCTTATAG